The following coding sequences are from one Rutidosis leptorrhynchoides isolate AG116_Rl617_1_P2 chromosome 11, CSIRO_AGI_Rlap_v1, whole genome shotgun sequence window:
- the LOC139874237 gene encoding non-specific lipid transfer protein GPI-anchored 5-like — protein sequence MAKHQKANTIMMILLVTMAALCAMAQSGCTKELISMSPCINYISSNKSTPPSGCCSSLANVVQSQPQCLCQVLKSVTSNNQTQALELPKACNVQSATISECNVAAPTNAPVGTTTPSPSKSPSGTNIVPSTNNGSSDATSTRFASVPVLLSLLVATYDMVF from the exons ATGGCAAAACATCAAAAAGCCAACACAATCATGATGATCCTACTTGTAACAATGGCAGCCCTATGCGCAATGGCTCAGTCCGGGTGCACAAAAGAGCTAATTAGTATGTCACCGTGCATAAACTACATTTCGAGTAACAAGTCAACACCACCATCAGGATGTTGCAGCTCACTAGCAAATGTGGTCCAGTCACAGCCACAATGTTTGTGTCAAGTCCTGAAGAGTGTTACTAGCAACAACCAAACTCAGGCACTTGAGTTGCCTAAAGCTTGCAACGTGCAGAGTGCAACAATTAGTGAATGCAACG TTGCTGCTCCAACAAACGCTCCTGTAGGAACAACGACTCCTTCACCTTCAAAAAGCCCTTCAGGAACAAACATCGTTCCATCAACGAATAATGGTTCTTCAGACGCAACTTCAACAAGATTTGCAAGCGTTCCTGTACTACTTTCGCTACTAGTTGCCACGTACGATATGGTTTTTTAA